The following proteins come from a genomic window of Burkholderia stabilis:
- a CDS encoding aromatic/alkene/methane monooxygenase hydroxylase/oxygenase subunit alpha translates to MALLNRMDWYDLARTTNWSPKYVTESELFPPELSGDHGIPMEKWETYDEPYKQTYPEYVKVQREKDAGAYSVKAALERSQIYEKADPGWLTVMKQHYGAIALGEYAAASAEARMMRFSKAPGMRNMATLGSMDEIRHGQIQLYFPHEHVSKDRQFDWAAKAFHTNEWAAIAARHFFDDIMMTRDAISVAIMLTFSFETGFTNMQFLGLAADAAEAGDHTFASLISSVQTDESRHAQIGGPTLQILIENGKKAEAQKKVDIAFWRAWRLFSVLTGPVMDYYTPLEHRKQSFKEFMQEWIVAQFERALSDLGLDKPWYWDTFLQQLDQQHHGMHLGVWYWRPTVWWNPAAGVTPAERDWLEEKYPGWNDTWGQCWDVIIDNLVDGNIAQTYPETLPIVCNMCNLPINYTPGNGWAVQDYPLEYNGRLYHFGSEPDRWCFEQEPERYAGHMTLVDRFLAGLVQPMDLGGALAYMGLAPGEIGDDAHGYSWVDIYKKMRMKKAS, encoded by the coding sequence ATGGCTTTGTTAAATCGGATGGACTGGTACGACCTTGCCAGGACGACTAACTGGTCGCCGAAGTACGTCACGGAGAGCGAGCTTTTTCCGCCCGAGCTCAGTGGAGATCACGGCATTCCCATGGAAAAGTGGGAGACCTACGACGAACCATACAAGCAGACTTACCCGGAGTATGTCAAAGTCCAACGCGAGAAGGACGCTGGCGCGTACTCCGTGAAGGCCGCGCTCGAGCGCAGTCAAATCTATGAAAAAGCAGATCCGGGTTGGCTCACGGTGATGAAGCAGCACTATGGCGCGATCGCTCTCGGCGAGTACGCAGCCGCGAGCGCAGAGGCAAGGATGATGCGTTTCTCCAAGGCACCGGGCATGCGCAATATGGCGACCCTGGGAAGTATGGACGAAATTCGTCACGGTCAGATCCAGCTCTACTTTCCTCATGAGCACGTCTCGAAAGACCGTCAGTTCGACTGGGCTGCCAAGGCCTTCCATACCAACGAATGGGCAGCGATTGCCGCACGTCATTTCTTCGATGACATCATGATGACGCGCGACGCGATCAGCGTCGCCATCATGCTGACCTTCAGCTTTGAAACCGGCTTCACCAACATGCAGTTTCTTGGGCTGGCGGCAGACGCTGCGGAGGCCGGGGATCACACATTCGCCAGTCTGATCTCGAGTGTGCAGACCGACGAGTCGCGCCATGCACAGATCGGCGGTCCAACGCTCCAGATTCTGATCGAGAACGGCAAGAAAGCCGAGGCCCAGAAAAAGGTTGACATCGCTTTTTGGCGCGCGTGGAGGCTGTTTTCGGTGCTGACTGGGCCGGTGATGGACTACTACACCCCGCTCGAGCATCGCAAGCAGTCGTTCAAGGAGTTTATGCAGGAATGGATTGTTGCGCAGTTTGAACGCGCACTGAGCGATCTGGGGCTCGACAAGCCTTGGTATTGGGACACGTTCCTGCAGCAGCTCGATCAGCAGCATCATGGCATGCATTTGGGCGTCTGGTATTGGCGTCCTACCGTCTGGTGGAACCCGGCAGCCGGCGTCACGCCCGCAGAACGGGATTGGCTGGAAGAAAAATACCCTGGCTGGAACGACACCTGGGGCCAGTGCTGGGATGTGATCATCGACAATCTGGTCGACGGGAACATCGCGCAAACGTACCCGGAGACGTTGCCGATCGTGTGCAACATGTGCAACCTGCCGATCAATTACACGCCGGGCAACGGGTGGGCCGTGCAGGATTATCCGCTCGAATACAACGGCAGGCTGTATCACTTCGGCTCGGAGCCGGATCGGTGGTGCTTTGAGCAGGAGCCGGAGCGTTATGCGGGCCATATGACTTTGGTGGACCGTTTCCTGGCTGGCTTGGTGCAGCCGATGGATCTGGGGGGCGCATTGGCTTACATGGGTCTGGCACCCGGCGAAATCGGTGATGACGCCCACGGCTACTCATGGGTGGACATTTACAAGAAGATGCGCATGAAGAAGGCAAGTTGA
- a CDS encoding toluene-4-monooxygenase system B family protein, giving the protein MALFPLSSNFEGDFVLQLVAVDTENTMDEVATAAAHHSVGRRVKARPGHILRVRRQGSKECLPRTMKVADSGLKPTECVEVIWEPAQQ; this is encoded by the coding sequence ATGGCTTTGTTTCCCTTGAGCTCCAATTTCGAAGGCGACTTCGTGCTTCAACTGGTGGCGGTCGATACCGAGAACACCATGGACGAAGTGGCGACCGCTGCTGCGCATCACTCCGTTGGACGGCGTGTGAAAGCGCGTCCCGGGCATATCCTGCGGGTGCGCCGGCAAGGTAGCAAGGAATGTTTGCCCCGAACGATGAAAGTGGCTGATTCGGGCCTCAAGCCGACCGAGTGTGTTGAGGTCATCTGGGAACCCGCCCAGCAATAA
- a CDS encoding Rieske 2Fe-2S domain-containing protein has protein sequence MTFKKVCSLDDLWEGEMESFEVDGQEILMVWPQGGDLKAFQGICPHQDIPLIEGKFDGKTVICRAHLWQFDACSGKGINPSDCALAEYPIKIEGDAVFVETEGVKPLFAHT, from the coding sequence ATGACATTTAAGAAAGTGTGCTCTCTGGACGATCTTTGGGAGGGCGAAATGGAGTCGTTCGAGGTCGATGGGCAGGAAATTCTGATGGTTTGGCCGCAGGGCGGCGACCTGAAGGCGTTCCAAGGTATTTGCCCACACCAGGACATTCCGCTCATTGAAGGCAAATTCGACGGCAAGACGGTGATCTGCAGGGCGCATCTTTGGCAGTTCGATGCCTGCTCTGGAAAAGGTATCAACCCGTCGGACTGTGCGCTGGCCGAGTACCCAATCAAGATCGAAGGCGATGCGGTATTTGTGGAAACCGAGGGTGTGAAGCCGCTGTTCGCACATACGTGA
- a CDS encoding MmoB/DmpM family protein — MTKNDIASAHLNNRVGPVMRAGELAEAVVEAAREDNPGKEIRVDDKRAYLRIDTDGELILRRETIERALGRPFKMPDLEVELSSFAGRIETMPDQVRFYFEKQV; from the coding sequence GTGACTAAAAACGATATTGCATCGGCCCACCTTAACAACAGGGTGGGTCCGGTCATGCGTGCTGGGGAGCTCGCTGAGGCAGTAGTTGAGGCAGCGCGAGAGGACAACCCTGGCAAGGAAATTCGCGTGGACGACAAGCGCGCCTATTTGCGCATCGACACCGACGGGGAGTTAATCCTGCGCCGCGAAACGATCGAGCGGGCGCTGGGCCGACCGTTCAAAATGCCTGACCTCGAGGTTGAATTGAGTTCGTTTGCCGGGCGTATTGAAACTATGCCCGATCAGGTCCGCTTCTACTTTGAGAAGCAAGTCTGA
- a CDS encoding aromatic/alkene monooxygenase hydroxylase subunit beta translates to MSEVQVLKPLKTWSHLATRRRKPSEYEIVSTNLHYNKRDPNAPYELDPDMWMSRWFKQHTLNSPLKHDDWNAFRDPDEVIYRTYNLMQDGQETYVFGLFDQFNSREHDKSLDPRWAGKLARLYTPARYLFHTLQMASAYVGQMAPASTITNCNYFQMADSFRWLSHTAYRTKELSLAFQDKGFGSDERKYWEDDVAWQGFRELMEKVLVTWDWAEAFVALNLVAKPAVEESVLRKLGESGRHNGDTLLGLLTDAQLIDAARHRRWATALVKMALEKPGNAEVIKNWIANWESLGDAAIDAYCSTLADVPDASESAKSATREFRRSLGL, encoded by the coding sequence ATGTCTGAAGTTCAAGTTCTCAAGCCGCTCAAGACCTGGAGTCATCTCGCGACGCGGCGCCGCAAACCGAGCGAATACGAGATCGTTTCCACCAATTTGCACTACAACAAGAGGGATCCGAATGCTCCCTACGAGCTCGATCCGGATATGTGGATGAGCCGCTGGTTCAAGCAGCACACCCTCAATAGTCCGCTCAAGCACGACGATTGGAACGCGTTCCGCGATCCGGACGAAGTCATCTATCGCACGTACAACCTGATGCAGGACGGCCAGGAGACGTATGTCTTCGGGTTGTTCGACCAGTTCAATTCCCGTGAACATGATAAGTCGCTGGATCCCCGCTGGGCTGGTAAGCTGGCCCGGCTATATACCCCGGCCCGCTACCTGTTCCACACGCTGCAAATGGCCTCCGCTTACGTCGGCCAGATGGCTCCAGCGAGCACTATCACCAACTGCAACTATTTTCAGATGGCCGATTCTTTCCGCTGGTTGAGCCATACGGCCTATCGTACGAAAGAGTTGTCGCTAGCATTCCAGGACAAGGGCTTTGGTAGCGACGAACGTAAATATTGGGAAGATGACGTCGCCTGGCAAGGCTTCCGTGAGCTTATGGAAAAGGTTCTCGTAACATGGGACTGGGCCGAAGCGTTTGTGGCGCTCAACCTGGTCGCCAAGCCTGCGGTGGAGGAATCGGTGCTGCGCAAGCTGGGCGAGTCCGGACGCCATAACGGAGATACTTTGCTAGGCCTGTTGACGGACGCCCAACTCATCGACGCGGCACGTCACAGGCGTTGGGCCACGGCGTTGGTCAAGATGGCGCTCGAAAAGCCAGGTAACGCCGAAGTTATCAAGAATTGGATTGCCAATTGGGAATCGCTCGGCGATGCGGCTATCGATGCCTATTGCAGCACGCTTGCCGATGTACCAGACGCCTCGGAGTCGGCCAAGTCGGCGACTCGAGAGTTTCGTCGATCCCTGGGTCTGTAA
- a CDS encoding 2Fe-2S iron-sulfur cluster-binding protein — MSEHQILIEGEKNAFVQAGEDTVLRAALRAGIGFPYECNSGGCGSCKFDLLDGEAENLWPDAPGLTERDRRKGRLLACQCRAKGNIQIKVRVEADHQAQVRPKRLLAKFVESHEVTHDIREFRFVTDGPATFLAGQYAMLSVPGVTAPRAYSMSNTGNDRGEWHFQIRRVPQGKATEQLFHHLRAGDLTCPLR, encoded by the coding sequence ATGTCTGAACATCAAATACTCATAGAGGGAGAGAAAAATGCCTTTGTCCAGGCGGGGGAAGACACTGTCCTGCGGGCAGCTTTGCGCGCCGGAATAGGATTTCCCTATGAGTGCAACTCGGGCGGGTGTGGCAGCTGCAAGTTTGATCTTCTGGACGGAGAGGCCGAGAATCTTTGGCCAGACGCGCCAGGGCTGACCGAACGCGATCGCCGTAAAGGTCGTCTGTTAGCGTGCCAATGCAGAGCCAAGGGGAACATACAGATAAAGGTGCGCGTCGAGGCGGACCATCAAGCTCAAGTGAGGCCGAAGCGACTGCTGGCCAAGTTTGTGGAATCGCATGAAGTCACCCACGACATTCGCGAATTTCGCTTTGTGACGGATGGCCCGGCCACCTTCTTGGCGGGACAGTATGCGATGCTTTCGGTCCCTGGTGTGACCGCGCCGCGAGCCTACTCCATGTCTAACACCGGCAATGATCGAGGCGAGTGGCATTTCCAGATCCGGCGCGTGCCGCAAGGTAAAGCGACAGAGCAGTTGTTCCATCACCTTCGTGCGGGCGATCTGACCTGCCCCCTTCGATAG
- a CDS encoding IS3 family transposase (programmed frameshift) yields MKKRFSEEQIIGFLKEAEAGLPVKELCRKHGFSDASFYTWRAKFGGMEVSEARRLKELEAENARLKKLLAEAMLDMEALKVVVKGKPLSPQARREAVAAIRQKVNVSERRACRLVGLSRSVLHYEAQPDHENEALKARLIELGHQRRRFGYRRLHALLAREGRHVNHKRVHRLYREAGLAVRRRRRRHGVMVEREQLALPSTPNEVWSLDFVMDALSNGRRLKCLTIVDDFTKEAVEIVVDHGISGRYVTRVLDRVARFRGYPKALRTDQGPEFTSRALDQWAYANGVTLKLIQAGKPTQNAYIESFNGKFRDECLNEHWFTTLAHARAVVSAWRRDYNEARPHSALNYQSPAEFAAKHPAPVGAPVLQEHV; encoded by the exons ATGAAGAAGCGCTTTTCGGAAGAACAGATCATCGGCTTCCTGAAGGAAGCGGAGGCGGGCCTGCCGGTGAAGGAGCTGTGCAGGAAGCATGGGTTCAGTGACGCCTCGTTCTACACGTGGCGCGCGAAGTTCGGCGGCATGGAGGTGTCGGAAGCCCGTCGGCTCAAGGAGCTGGAAGCCGAGAACGCGAGGCTGAAGAAGCTGCTGGCCGAGGCGATGCTCGATATGGAAGCCCTGAAGGTGGTCGTGAAGGGAAAGC CCCTGAGCCCGCAGGCCAGGCGCGAGGCGGTCGCGGCGATTCGGCAGAAGGTCAATGTCTCCGAGCGCCGTGCCTGCCGGCTTGTCGGGCTTTCGCGCAGCGTGCTGCATTATGAAGCGCAGCCGGACCACGAGAATGAGGCGCTCAAGGCGCGCCTCATCGAGCTGGGGCACCAGAGGCGGCGTTTCGGCTATCGGCGGCTACACGCGCTGCTGGCGCGCGAAGGAAGGCACGTAAACCACAAGCGCGTGCACCGGCTGTATCGCGAGGCCGGACTGGCCGTGCGGCGCCGGCGACGGCGCCACGGCGTGATGGTCGAGCGCGAGCAGCTGGCTTTGCCGAGTACGCCGAACGAGGTGTGGTCCCTCGATTTCGTGATGGACGCATTGTCCAACGGGCGTCGCCTGAAGTGCCTGACCATTGTCGACGACTTCACCAAGGAAGCGGTCGAGATCGTGGTGGACCACGGCATCTCGGGTCGGTATGTGACGCGCGTGCTGGACCGGGTGGCGCGCTTCAGGGGCTACCCGAAAGCGTTGCGCACGGACCAGGGACCCGAATTCACGAGCCGCGCGCTGGACCAGTGGGCCTACGCCAACGGCGTGACGTTGAAATTGATTCAGGCGGGCAAGCCGACGCAGAATGCGTACATCGAGTCGTTCAATGGCAAGTTTCGTGACGAGTGTCTGAACGAGCACTGGTTCACGACGCTCGCCCACGCCCGGGCCGTGGTGTCGGCATGGCGCCGGGACTACAACGAGGCACGGCCGCACAGCGCATTGAACTACCAGTCGCCGGCCGAATTCGCGGCGAAGCATCCGGCACCAGTAGGCGCTCCTGTCTTGCAGGAGCATGTTTGA
- the gstA gene encoding glutathione transferase GstA → MKLYYSPGACSLSPHIVLREMGLTFELEKVDLQSKKTESGSDFRSVNPNGYVPLLVLDDGQVLTEGPAIVQYLADRAPEARLAPEAGTMERYRLVEWLNFISTELHKAFAPLFNPKTPEEWKAIVNDLIAARLAYVEKKLGGQVYLMGDNFTVADAYLFTVLSWGKWVGVDIGRWPTLQSYTNRISSRPTVQAALKAEGLI, encoded by the coding sequence ATGAAACTGTACTACAGTCCTGGCGCTTGTTCGCTTTCACCGCACATCGTATTGCGTGAAATGGGCTTGACATTCGAGCTCGAAAAAGTGGATCTGCAAAGCAAAAAGACCGAGAGCGGTTCTGACTTTCGCAGCGTCAACCCCAATGGTTATGTGCCGCTGCTGGTTCTCGACGATGGGCAGGTGCTCACGGAAGGTCCGGCGATCGTACAGTACTTGGCCGATCGGGCTCCCGAAGCGCGGCTTGCGCCTGAAGCCGGGACGATGGAGCGCTATCGTTTGGTGGAATGGCTAAACTTTATTTCGACCGAGCTTCACAAGGCTTTTGCACCGCTTTTCAATCCTAAAACGCCGGAAGAATGGAAAGCCATCGTAAATGATTTGATCGCGGCGCGTCTGGCTTATGTTGAAAAAAAGCTCGGTGGTCAGGTCTATCTGATGGGAGATAACTTCACGGTTGCTGATGCTTATCTGTTCACCGTGCTGTCTTGGGGCAAGTGGGTCGGCGTAGATATCGGACGCTGGCCGACTTTGCAGAGCTATACGAATCGAATTTCTTCTCGCCCGACCGTGCAGGCCGCGCTCAAAGCCGAGGGTCTGATCTAA
- a CDS encoding IS5-like element ISRme6 family transposase (programmed frameshift): protein MEAPIIDDELWTLIEPLLPPPKPRRKGHPGRPRVSDRAALNGILFVLKTGLRWNHLPTVLGFGSGATCWRRLNDWRKAGVWDRLHELLLDKLREAGQIDLSYAAVDSSSVRAVGAGGKTGPNPTDRSRPGSKHHILVDANGVPISAILTGANRNDVTQLLPLVDAIPPIRGARGRPLQRPKVIYADRGYDSDPHRQRLRERGIKPVIARRRTEHGSGLGKFRWVVERTHSWLQNFRRLRIRFDRRADIHEAFLKFGCALVCWNIFRRTEQPF from the exons ATGGAAGCGCCGATTATTGATGACGAATTGTGGACACTGATCGAACCGTTACTGCCGCCGCCCAAGCCCCGGCGCAAAGGGCATCCTGGTCGCCCACGCGTATCGGATCGGGCGGCGTTGAATGGCATCCTGTTCGTGTTGAAAACCGGACTGCGATGGAACCACCTGCCGACCGTATTGGGCTTTGGCTCCGGCGCGACCTGCTGGCGACGACTGAACGACTGGCGCAAAGCAGGCGTATGGGATCGACTGCACGAACTGCTGCTCGACAAGTTGCGCGAGGCCGGGCAGATCGATCTTTCATACGCTGCCGTCGATTCCTCGTCGGTACGAGCTGTTGGGGCGGGCG GAAAAACTGGCCCGAACCCCACGGATCGCTCGCGACCCGGTTCCAAACACCACATCCTCGTAGACGCCAATGGCGTTCCCATCAGCGCCATCCTGACAGGCGCGAACCGCAACGACGTCACCCAGTTGCTGCCGCTCGTCGACGCGATTCCCCCGATCCGTGGCGCGCGCGGCCGACCACTTCAGAGACCCAAGGTCATCTATGCCGATCGTGGTTACGATTCCGATCCGCATCGTCAACGATTGCGCGAACGCGGCATCAAACCGGTGATCGCACGGCGCCGCACTGAACATGGCAGTGGTCTGGGCAAATTCCGTTGGGTCGTTGAACGGACTCACTCGTGGCTCCAAAACTTCCGTCGTCTTCGCATACGCTTCGATCGTCGAGCTGACATTCACGAAGCATTCTTGAAATTCGGCTGCGCCCTCGTCTGCTGGAACATCTTCAGGCGTACGGAGCAGCCTTTTTGA
- a CDS encoding alcohol dehydrogenase codes for MKAAVYYGPQDIRCTDIPDPVIRSDHEMLVKVTATSICGSDLHLYRGALDGIMEKGKSQTGHELIGEVVEVGKSVGRFKQGDRVSMGYSVSCGHCYMCEVGQTAHCETTKNAVYGFGIPFGSINGTHAEALIVPHADGHAMNVPKGIPDEAAVTLSCNLPSAIIANRLADIQVGENVALVGCGPTGMMTLDIALHRGPGRVVVLDKVAHRLDVVRKKGGVAIDANQEDWKEKALAETGGRGFDKVIEVVGYPETLQMCLDLVRPGGTVAAIGVFCDSTFNLNLADVFLRNISLHMNGFANAQPYMWEALRLMERGVINPQEYFSHAFELADVDKAFSVFHQKSDSAMKVLIRP; via the coding sequence ATGAAAGCCGCAGTCTATTACGGTCCGCAGGATATTCGCTGTACGGATATTCCAGACCCTGTCATTCGCTCCGACCACGAAATGCTAGTCAAAGTAACGGCCACATCGATATGTGGCTCCGATTTGCACCTTTACCGGGGCGCGCTTGATGGAATCATGGAAAAAGGCAAGTCCCAAACAGGTCATGAGTTGATCGGCGAAGTCGTGGAGGTCGGTAAGAGCGTCGGGCGCTTCAAGCAGGGGGATCGCGTCAGTATGGGGTACTCAGTCTCATGCGGCCACTGCTACATGTGCGAGGTTGGGCAGACCGCACATTGTGAGACTACCAAAAACGCAGTCTATGGATTCGGCATACCTTTCGGCAGCATCAATGGAACTCATGCGGAGGCCCTGATCGTCCCTCACGCGGATGGTCACGCGATGAATGTGCCGAAGGGAATTCCCGATGAAGCGGCGGTTACGCTTTCCTGCAACCTGCCGTCGGCAATCATCGCCAACCGCCTGGCCGATATCCAGGTCGGGGAGAATGTTGCACTGGTGGGCTGCGGGCCGACGGGTATGATGACTCTCGATATCGCGCTGCACAGAGGGCCAGGGCGCGTGGTTGTACTCGATAAGGTTGCCCATCGTCTTGACGTCGTGCGCAAAAAAGGGGGCGTGGCGATTGATGCGAACCAGGAAGACTGGAAAGAAAAAGCACTGGCAGAAACCGGCGGACGTGGCTTTGACAAAGTGATCGAGGTGGTCGGTTATCCCGAAACCCTACAGATGTGCCTCGATCTGGTTCGCCCCGGCGGAACGGTTGCCGCGATCGGCGTTTTCTGCGACTCAACTTTCAATCTGAATTTGGCCGATGTGTTTCTGCGCAATATCAGCTTGCACATGAATGGCTTCGCTAACGCCCAGCCTTACATGTGGGAGGCATTGCGGCTGATGGAGCGTGGTGTGATCAATCCGCAAGAGTACTTTTCACACGCGTTCGAACTTGCTGATGTCGACAAGGCATTCTCGGTCTTTCATCAGAAATCGGACAGCGCAATGAAGGTACTGATCCGGCCATAA
- a CDS encoding OmpP1/FadL family transporter, whose translation MKINQSCVAVRVIVVFSVALFAMGTAKATDVFNLEGYGPVSRAMGGTGVAYDIGAAAMMTNPATLGLMEQGAYLDFGLDVINTDINIRNAATGESVSSGNHGNNNGPYFAPEAAFVYRAGKYAFGVGAFAGGGLGTQYGGSSFLSRTTTNGINTGFDNFSRLLVLRIPFAMSYDVTDKLTVGGSLDAVWTSLNLGMLLDASQIGTLAAQHRASGTLLPALASVPGLSGGYINSAHNGIVGGGADAWGIGGKLGLTYRLTPDTVFGLAYNFKTRVGDLGGHATLSAVSSVAGNIPLDGQITVHSFEMPAQFTAGISHRLNDHWSVSADYQRVFLASVFKDINVSFVQSGTGANLNLSLPQNYRDINVFGVGAEYRYNASLAFRAGFHYAQEAIPNNMLLAVIPAIPTTTLTGGVSYAFSQNSKIDLGISFALQKTLTNTSQPNTSVPIKVTHSQINAAVAWQKRF comes from the coding sequence TTGAAGATCAATCAGAGTTGTGTCGCTGTGCGGGTGATCGTGGTTTTTTCGGTCGCGTTATTTGCGATGGGCACTGCGAAGGCTACTGACGTGTTCAATCTGGAGGGCTATGGCCCCGTGTCCCGCGCCATGGGGGGCACAGGCGTGGCGTACGACATTGGCGCGGCCGCCATGATGACGAACCCGGCGACGCTGGGCTTGATGGAGCAGGGGGCCTATCTAGATTTCGGGCTGGATGTCATCAACACCGATATCAACATACGAAACGCCGCCACCGGTGAATCAGTTTCTTCTGGCAATCACGGCAACAACAACGGCCCCTACTTCGCGCCCGAAGCCGCATTCGTGTATCGGGCCGGGAAGTATGCATTCGGCGTGGGGGCCTTCGCGGGAGGGGGACTCGGCACGCAGTACGGCGGCAGCAGCTTTCTGTCGCGCACGACCACCAACGGCATCAACACCGGCTTCGACAATTTTTCGCGTCTCCTGGTGTTGCGCATTCCGTTTGCCATGTCTTACGACGTCACGGACAAGCTGACGGTCGGCGGCTCGCTCGACGCGGTCTGGACCTCGCTGAATCTCGGCATGCTGCTGGATGCCTCGCAGATCGGTACGCTCGCGGCCCAGCACCGCGCGTCCGGCACGCTGCTGCCCGCGCTCGCCAGCGTGCCAGGCCTGTCGGGCGGGTATATCAACTCCGCGCATAACGGAATCGTGGGCGGCGGTGCCGATGCCTGGGGGATCGGCGGCAAGCTGGGCCTCACGTATCGCCTCACGCCGGACACCGTGTTTGGCCTGGCCTACAACTTCAAGACGCGCGTGGGCGATCTGGGCGGCCATGCAACGTTGTCGGCAGTAAGTTCCGTTGCCGGAAACATCCCGCTCGACGGTCAGATCACGGTCCACAGCTTCGAAATGCCCGCGCAGTTCACGGCAGGTATTAGTCACCGGTTAAACGATCACTGGAGCGTTTCGGCCGACTATCAGCGCGTGTTTCTCGCGAGCGTGTTCAAGGACATCAACGTGAGCTTCGTGCAGTCGGGCACGGGGGCGAACCTGAACCTGTCGCTGCCGCAGAACTACCGTGACATCAACGTGTTTGGCGTGGGGGCGGAATACCGCTACAACGCGAGCCTCGCGTTCCGTGCGGGCTTCCATTATGCGCAGGAAGCCATACCCAACAATATGCTGTTGGCCGTCATTCCCGCCATCCCGACCACGACCCTGACCGGCGGCGTCTCTTATGCGTTCAGCCAAAACAGCAAGATCGACCTCGGCATATCATTCGCACTGCAGAAGACCTTGACGAACACGAGTCAGCCCAACACCTCCGTGCCGATAAAGGTGACCCACTCGCAGATCAACGCAGCGGTGGCCTGGCAAAAACGGTTTTGA
- a CDS encoding alpha/beta fold hydrolase yields the protein MSDSLEIANTVTANGIKTNYHDRGQGVPVLLIHGSGPGVTAWANWRLTIPELAKQFRVIAPDMVGFGYTERPVGIRYDMDTWVGHALGLLDALGIDKAHVVGNSFGGALALALAIRAPERVRRLVLMGSVGISFPITEGLDKVWGYVPSIDNMRELLDVFAFDRNLVNDDLARLRYEASIRPNFQEAFSSMFPAPRQRWVDAMASREEDVGSLPHETLIIHGREDQVIPLSNSYTLLRLIPRAQLHVFGRCGHWTQIEHGERFNRLVGDFFSEEAL from the coding sequence ATGTCGGATTCTTTAGAAATTGCGAATACAGTCACCGCAAATGGTATAAAAACCAATTATCACGATCGTGGTCAGGGAGTGCCTGTTCTTTTGATTCATGGATCGGGCCCTGGAGTAACCGCATGGGCGAACTGGCGCCTCACAATCCCTGAACTCGCGAAGCAGTTTCGCGTCATCGCACCGGACATGGTGGGCTTTGGATATACCGAGCGGCCGGTGGGTATCCGGTATGACATGGATACCTGGGTCGGGCATGCGCTCGGGTTGCTGGATGCGCTTGGCATTGACAAGGCTCACGTGGTGGGCAACTCTTTCGGAGGGGCTCTGGCCTTGGCGCTGGCCATCCGGGCGCCCGAAAGAGTGCGCCGATTGGTCCTCATGGGCAGCGTGGGTATCTCCTTCCCGATAACGGAGGGGTTGGACAAGGTTTGGGGCTACGTTCCGTCAATCGACAACATGCGAGAGTTGCTCGATGTTTTTGCGTTCGACCGCAATCTCGTAAATGACGACCTCGCTCGCCTGCGTTATGAGGCAAGCATCCGGCCGAACTTTCAGGAAGCGTTTTCAAGTATGTTTCCGGCACCGCGCCAGCGTTGGGTGGACGCTATGGCGAGCCGGGAGGAGGACGTCGGCTCGCTTCCGCACGAGACACTCATCATCCATGGGCGCGAAGACCAGGTCATCCCGCTGTCCAATTCCTATACACTGCTCAGACTGATTCCACGGGCGCAGCTGCACGTGTTCGGCCGCTGTGGCCATTGGACGCAGATTGAACATGGAGAGCGATTTAACCGGTTGGTCGGTGACTTCTTCTCGGAAGAGGCGCTTTAA